CCGTTTTGTAAGTTGATGCGATTCTGCTTCTGCCCTTAAACGTGTTGCCGCTTGATCCGCCATCCGTACAGATTCTGCAGACAAAAATGGATGCTCAGCTTGTGGGAAAAGGCCGAAAGATTTCTGATCCTGAGTCTGATGAAGATCAGTACCGTACTCGTTGAAATCATCAGCTGCCATATCATCATTTAGAATCTGATGAAATGTATCCAATGCTGGCGCAAGAGTTTCTTTCATCTGCCGACAGCGAGAGCACAATTGAAGATGCCATTGCAACTCTTCGCAATTGTGATCAGTAGGATGAGTAATTAGATCAAACGCTTCGTCACAATTCATGATACATCTCCTTCCGAAGTCGAAGCTTCAGAAAAACGATGGGCCAATTGAAGCAATCCGTTTTTCACACGTATTTTTGCTGCTGACAAACTACAATCCATGGTTAAAGCAATCTCAGTAAATTTCATTCCGCCGAAAAAACGCAATCGCAGCGCATCGGCTTGCACTTCCGGTAATTCACAAAGGTATCGCGCCAATAGCGCAAATTGTTCTGTTTTCAAGGCAATTTGTAAGGGAGTCTCTGACGAACTGGGTTCGGGTACCACAACTGCATCAGTCATTGACGAATGAACAATTTCACGCGGCTGGCGTTGTTCCCGCTTATAATGACGACGACACAAGTTTAAAAAAATAGTCCAGAGCCAGGTCGAAAATGCAAATGAAGGATTATAGGTCTCACGTGCAGCGAATGCAGACAAAAATGCTTCCTGCACCAAATCTTCCGCGGCCGAAAAATGACCAAATTTACTCCAGGCAAACCGTAACAGACGCTTACGATAACGTACCACCAATTCATCGAACAGAAGATACTCTCCTGCACAGACGCGTTTCATAATGGTGGCATCGTCATACATGAAAATGATCCGGAAGTTAAACTGCTATAGCTCCAAGAGCTTACAAAACGCATTTCCCTTATTTGGAAGTGTATTCTCAACTCACCAATTCTATCGAGACTCAGAGAGTCGATGCAACCTGAATTGCTCATTCTCCAGTTCTTAAGCAGCATTTAGTCTTTAAGATCAACGCCAATCTGGTAAATTTCTTCGGTATCCAGCAGGAGATCATTCGATTCAAACAGCTTTTGGATGGCCGCTTTATGAATCTTCATCTTTGTACCTCCTGCTCCAATCGCTCCGTAACAGAGAACCCCTTCCCGATCTGTAGCCTTATCCATCACGTCAACTTCCTCAATCCCCGCTGGTGGAACCGCATTCAAATCAATGGCAACTTTAAGCTGCTTCATCGGCTTCCAACAGGCTGCCGGGAGCAGTTTCACCCCCGCTGCACCAGCGGAAATAATGAGGTTTGTATCCTGATTGACTGCTTCAATCTGCTTGTGGTCTTTTAAAGAGAGGGCTTTTAATTGTGCTCCTTGCACAACAGTAGTAATTGCATCACAGGTAGCCTGAGCGCGCTCTTCAGAACGGGAAGCCACAATCACATTTGCCCCGAGTTTTGCCAGTAATTGTGCTGCACGCTGACCAACGGGACCGGTTCCTCCCAAAATCAATGCAGTCGTTTCAGAAAAGTTGAGATGCTTCCCCGCCGCCAAGACTGCAGCGGCCGCTGTCGTATTGGAGCCATTGGAATCAATCATTACGGAGACACGAACCGGGCCGAAAAACAACTCTTGAACTCTTTGAAAGAGTGTCTCCCCTTCCTGAATCTGGCTCCCCCCCACAAACAACGCCGTGTGATGCAAGTCTTTGGCCCCGCGAGTAAACATCGCTCCATGTACCAATGGTGTCACATTTTCAGGTGTGATATCACCGTAACTCATCAGCTCATCAACACCAGCGTCGATGGCGACAACACGATCAAATGTGCTGGGCTGCGCATCAGTATCCAATTGAATCAATATCTTTTTCATGTTAGTTCTGAAACTCATCAAAGCCAGGGAATTGTAATAGACAGAACGAAAAACCCCTGCTCTGAATGAACAGGGGTCTGAATTCGATCTTTCCACCTAATCAAAAATTTTAGCCAGCGTAGAAGGGATGAGAGGCTTCACTCTTCTTGGCTAGCATTTCGTCAGCAGAAGGCTCGCTTTTCATGGCGCGAGCAATTGCTTCCTTGGTGGCTTCGTAATTGTAATCAAAGATCTTCTTGTCATCATCTGCTTCCCAGTGAATGAATACACCACAGACAATCACGAGATCTTCACACTGGTCTTTGGGAATGACACCTGCTTCAACACTGTCTGCAACAGCTTTTGCAACAGCGTACTGAGCGGGTCCAAACATTTGAACTGCTTGCTTAGCCCCTTTAATAGTTACCTTTGTCACCATAACTGTAGCAGGTTTCACAGCCAAGTTAGGTGAGAGTACCGCAAGCAGATTACTATGTCCCATTTTCTGGCTGGAGAGAGCATTTGCAAAAGCCACTCCGACAGGACCATTTTTGTCACCAATCAATAAATCGATATGAGAAACTTCATTACCTTCACCAACAAGTGACTCACCGACAAACATTGACATTCTTCGTTCTCCATTTCGTATTAGGTTCTTACAATTATGCGCAGTGCACAAATTAAAACGGATCACGAATACCGCAGTCCTGGAGGGACGACGAAGCAAACTCTCGTTTTGATTCGCCTTGGATCATTCGTAGCCTGTCCTATTTAATAACAATTTAAGAACAGGATTGCCAGTAATCCGCTAGAATTCACACTAAATCCTCATAAAATATTATCACCTACTCCCAATTCACAATTTGATGAATAAACAAGAACAGATAGAAATTCCAAAGAACCCTGAGCTACTCATTGTTGGAGCGAGCACACGAGCTGCCGCATTTTCTGCCCTGCGTGCCCAATTCCAGCCGCTCTGTGTAGATCAATATGCCGACCAGGATCTTCGTGAAATTGCGCAAATGCTTCCCAAAACAAGCGATGAATCAAATTGGTTGCAGGACCTTGACGAACGTTCTTCAATGGAGTGGATCTATACTGGGGGAATGGAAAATCATCCGAAATTTATCGAGCAAATCAGTCTAAAACATCAGCTGCGAGGCTGTGATCCAGAAAGTCTGTCTTATGCCCGGGATCCTTTTTTCCTAGAAGAAATCCTGTCTCGAACAAAAGTCCAAACTCCCACCTGTCTTACGGCTGACTCCAAGCCAGATGGAAATTTGAAATGGTTGAGTAAACCAACGCATGGTTCAGGAGGCCACGGAATCCATTTTGTGGACGCGACCTATTCAAAGTCTCTGAGAAACAAAGCTTGCTATATACAGCGCTACCAACCTGGAATTCCACTTTCGGCCCTGTTTATTGCTTTTCGCCACGTCTCTGTTTTAGTGGGTATTTCCATGCAATTTGTTGGAAATGCCGCCCTCAATGCGAAACCATTTCAATTTTGTGGTGGAGTCACACTTAATTCTTTTCCATCCTCATGGAATCATGCCATACAAGAACTGGGGCAAACAATTGCACAACGGTGTCACATACAGGGCATTTTTGGCTGTGATCTCATCCTGGACCCAATGCAAGAAAATCGAATCTGGTTGAATGAAGTTAACCCGCGCTATACAGCGTTAACTGAATTATTTGAACTACAATCTCAGCTTCCAATCCTATATTGGCACATGGCCGCCTGTCGCACCTTTGAAGAGCAAAAGATCGACTTTGAGACTCCGTTACAACTACAAAAACAGCTTCTAGAAGCCCAAAACCAGACGCGACCTCAAATTGCCAAAGGGATTCTCTACGCGGCTCAGGATACGACTTGTCCTGACATTGATTGGAACCACAATTTGTCAAAAGACCTCTACCAAATCCCGGAACTCGCTGATATCCCCCATCCAGGAACAGTCATTCAAAATGGTTCTCCCATCTGTTCAGTTTATGGAGTCGGAGAGAACCACCAATCCTGTCTCCAGTCACTGGCTGAGAGAATCGTCGAGTATACGCGGCTTTTTCAAGCGGATTCCCGGAGAGAAAATAACGCGAAGGCCATCATTAACAAGCTATGGCCTGAAATGAAAACAGAAAATTCCCTTTTTTCCCGTTTTTTCACAAGCGAGAATGAATCGCATTCGTTTCTTGAAGATTAAACGAAATGGTTATAAAATCAACTTAGGAAATGACATTCTAGCGGATGATCTACAAAACAAAAAATAAACCATTGCAATAGTTTATCACGCAGTATGAAGGATTAATTACAGAGCGATGTCCAAGTCAACTGATATCAAAATTGTTGAGGCGAAATTTTCAACTGAAGAAGTTCCATTTCGTACCCCTCTGAAATTCGGTGGACGAGTAATGGACAGCAGTGTCCTGTTAAATGTGGAAGTCGTTGTTGAAACACGCAATGGAAAACAGGGTATCGGAATTGGCAGCATGCCTGCTGGAAACATCTGGGCTTGGCCATCGACTGTTGTCAGCCCCGATGACGGCCTGAAAGCCATGATCGCGTTCCTGGAAGAAGCTGTCGAAATTGCCAATATCTGTCCGGAAATTGCGCACCCGATTGATCTGATGTATCATATTTCGGCTGAGTACCATTTCATGGGAAAAAAACTTTCGAAAAAACTAGGCCTTGAGGAGGAAATTCCCGAGCTGGCCCAGCTCGTTGCATCCAGTCCATTGGATGCAGCCATTCATGATGGTTTTGGACGTGCGAATCATATCAACAGCTATAACGGCCTCTCCTCGGAATATATGAACTATGATCTGATGGAATACCTGGACGATCAGTTCCAGGGAGAATACCTGGATCAGTACACACTCCGTGACCCCAAACCAATGCTGCCGCTCTACCATCTTGTGGGAGCGCTAGATCCGATTACTGAAGCCGATGTTTCTGAACGCATTGATGATGGTTTACCTGAGACACTGGGAGAGTGGATCAAAGCAGACGGGCTGACCCATCTAAAAATCAAGCTCTCTGGCGATAATCTCGACTGGGATATCAGCCGTGTGATTGCTATTGAAAATGAAGCAGTCAAAGCACAAGGAGAACGAGGGCAAGATACCTGGTTTTACTCACTGGATTTTAATGAGAAATGTGAAAATGTAGATTATGTTCTCGACTTTTTGAACAAAATACGCGAGCAGACACCGGCTGCCTTTGATCGAGTTCAATATATCGAACAACCCACAAATCGGGACCTTAAAGCCAATCCGGAAAATAAAATGCATGAAGCAGCCAAGATCAAACCAGTGGTCATTGATGAATCTCTGGTCGACTATGATTCGCTGTTACTAAGTCGCGATCTGGGTTATTCAGGTGTCGCTTTAAAAGCCTGCAAAGGTCAAACGGAATCACTGTTTTTGGGAGCTGCCGCGCAGAAGTTTGATATGTTTCTCTGTGTGCAGGATTTGACTTGCTGCGGTTATTCTTTTCTGCATTCTGCCAGTTTAGCGGCTCGAATTCCAACCATAGCCGCAATTGAAGGTAATGGCCGCCAATATTGCCCTGGCCCAAACAAAAAGTGGACACGCTCTTATCCGGGTATGTTTAACATCACTGATGGAACAGTCAAAACGGCCGAACTCAACGGTGATGGTCTCGGGTTCTAGACACGAGAAACACTTCTACCAGGGATTATTCCGCTGTTGGTATGCCTGAAAGTTAAAAAAGGCAAATAAAGCAAACATAATGCCTGCAAAGCGATATTGCTCTTTGAAAAAATAAAAGGCTAGTGCGCCCGCAGCGACCATTGAAATCTGTAGAGCCAACACATCACCTCGATAACGTTTGACGGCTTTGCAGATATCCTCACAAATGTGTCCCCCATCCAGGGGCAGCACGGGAGCGAGATTAATCAATCCCCAATATAAATTGATGAAATACAAGTAATGGAATGTAGTACTAACATAGATTGCCCCTTGCTGATCCAAGTTATTCCAAAAACCGAACCTTATGGAAATGTATTTAAAAAACATGACTGCTCCGAGCAGTCCGAAACCGGCCAATGGTCCTGCTGCTGATACAATGATTGACCGCTGGGTTGTCATCCCCGAATAAGGCTGAAACGTGGCCAGACCTCCAAAATGATATAACATAATTTCAGGGGGCCAACCAAAGTGTTTTGCCATGACGGCATGACCCAACTCATGAATCAGAATTGATACAAAAACACAGGCAATCCAGATCAGCGTCATTTTTGGATCATCGGGGTACCATCCCATGAACGCTGACACAGCCCAGAATAATGGATGTACGCGGACTGGAATCCCAAACAGAGAGAAACGCAAATCAAATTCTGTGGGATTAACGTTCCCCAGCATCATCTTAACTTTCTATTTTCACTATTAGCAAAACGGCTCCGCAGTAATGAGAAACTAAAGTAGTACCAGACAGCATACTCGATTTCTATTTGAATCGTTCATCGCTGGAATCTCTTAATTCTGTTTCAAATGTATCCTAGCTATAAAATCAAGGCAATTGCAGTTCATGTGACATGCATAATGCTACTTTTTTTGTATCAGTTTTTATTGAATCAGTTTACAGTACTGAAATCGTGTTGGAATATAGGGGCTTTATCCAGATTCACAAGACTTAACATTGACGCAGTTCACGAAAAGGATACGATTTGCAGTCTTGATGGGCAGTGGGTCGCACAAGTTCTGACTCTAACTGAATCCTGACGGATCACTTAGAGTACTGCGGGGATACCCCGTGGGAGAAGTATTGACCATTCTACGATATGTGAAGTATCGCTACGATAGACTCTTATCGTAGCAATACTTCGCTACAGGATCGGTTGTGCGGCCCGCTGGTCATCTTTGTTACTTTATTGAGTAAAGTAATACCATATTTTAACCTGACTGCAGGGTTTCTGAATGGGCATATTTCAATTCATACGCCGGCTCCTGTTTGGTTCATCACCAAGTAGACCAATTGCGCCTGCAGATACCCATTCAGCCCTGAAACAAATTAAGCCTTCTCGGCCA
The Gimesia aquarii DNA segment above includes these coding regions:
- a CDS encoding NADP-dependent methylenetetrahydromethanopterin/methylenetetrahydrofolate dehydrogenase: MKKILIQLDTDAQPSTFDRVVAIDAGVDELMSYGDITPENVTPLVHGAMFTRGAKDLHHTALFVGGSQIQEGETLFQRVQELFFGPVRVSVMIDSNGSNTTAAAAVLAAGKHLNFSETTALILGGTGPVGQRAAQLLAKLGANVIVASRSEERAQATCDAITTVVQGAQLKALSLKDHKQIEAVNQDTNLIISAGAAGVKLLPAACWKPMKQLKVAIDLNAVPPAGIEEVDVMDKATDREGVLCYGAIGAGGTKMKIHKAAIQKLFESNDLLLDTEEIYQIGVDLKD
- a CDS encoding enolase C-terminal domain-like protein, with product MSKSTDIKIVEAKFSTEEVPFRTPLKFGGRVMDSSVLLNVEVVVETRNGKQGIGIGSMPAGNIWAWPSTVVSPDDGLKAMIAFLEEAVEIANICPEIAHPIDLMYHISAEYHFMGKKLSKKLGLEEEIPELAQLVASSPLDAAIHDGFGRANHINSYNGLSSEYMNYDLMEYLDDQFQGEYLDQYTLRDPKPMLPLYHLVGALDPITEADVSERIDDGLPETLGEWIKADGLTHLKIKLSGDNLDWDISRVIAIENEAVKAQGERGQDTWFYSLDFNEKCENVDYVLDFLNKIREQTPAAFDRVQYIEQPTNRDLKANPENKMHEAAKIKPVVIDESLVDYDSLLLSRDLGYSGVALKACKGQTESLFLGAAAQKFDMFLCVQDLTCCGYSFLHSASLAARIPTIAAIEGNGRQYCPGPNKKWTRSYPGMFNITDGTVKTAELNGDGLGF
- the fae gene encoding formaldehyde-activating enzyme; protein product: MSMFVGESLVGEGNEVSHIDLLIGDKNGPVGVAFANALSSQKMGHSNLLAVLSPNLAVKPATVMVTKVTIKGAKQAVQMFGPAQYAVAKAVADSVEAGVIPKDQCEDLVIVCGVFIHWEADDDKKIFDYNYEATKEAIARAMKSEPSADEMLAKKSEASHPFYAG
- a CDS encoding ATP-grasp domain-containing protein; this translates as MNKQEQIEIPKNPELLIVGASTRAAAFSALRAQFQPLCVDQYADQDLREIAQMLPKTSDESNWLQDLDERSSMEWIYTGGMENHPKFIEQISLKHQLRGCDPESLSYARDPFFLEEILSRTKVQTPTCLTADSKPDGNLKWLSKPTHGSGGHGIHFVDATYSKSLRNKACYIQRYQPGIPLSALFIAFRHVSVLVGISMQFVGNAALNAKPFQFCGGVTLNSFPSSWNHAIQELGQTIAQRCHIQGIFGCDLILDPMQENRIWLNEVNPRYTALTELFELQSQLPILYWHMAACRTFEEQKIDFETPLQLQKQLLEAQNQTRPQIAKGILYAAQDTTCPDIDWNHNLSKDLYQIPELADIPHPGTVIQNGSPICSVYGVGENHQSCLQSLAERIVEYTRLFQADSRRENNAKAIINKLWPEMKTENSLFSRFFTSENESHSFLED
- a CDS encoding site-2 protease family protein: MMLGNVNPTEFDLRFSLFGIPVRVHPLFWAVSAFMGWYPDDPKMTLIWIACVFVSILIHELGHAVMAKHFGWPPEIMLYHFGGLATFQPYSGMTTQRSIIVSAAGPLAGFGLLGAVMFFKYISIRFGFWNNLDQQGAIYVSTTFHYLYFINLYWGLINLAPVLPLDGGHICEDICKAVKRYRGDVLALQISMVAAGALAFYFFKEQYRFAGIMFALFAFFNFQAYQQRNNPW
- a CDS encoding RNA polymerase sigma factor: MYDDATIMKRVCAGEYLLFDELVVRYRKRLLRFAWSKFGHFSAAEDLVQEAFLSAFAARETYNPSFAFSTWLWTIFLNLCRRHYKREQRQPREIVHSSMTDAVVVPEPSSSETPLQIALKTEQFALLARYLCELPEVQADALRLRFFGGMKFTEIALTMDCSLSAAKIRVKNGLLQLAHRFSEASTSEGDVS